In Lysobacter firmicutimachus, one genomic interval encodes:
- a CDS encoding LysR family transcriptional regulator, giving the protein MNEQSLAWDDYRFLLAIGRAGSLNGAAKRLGVSHPTVFRRINAIERSLGARLFERARDGYTPTTTGEEVIAVAAEIEARIGETERRLAGLDARPSGRVRVTTVEPLLHGLLPPLLAQFRRDHPGIVVELYADNAVRDLGRREADVALRPGGEPPEGLIGRRLARIAVAVYRARGLRLRGGVEAWDAHDWVVPDGTLAHIAMAQWLRRQGYDRRASLRADSLLGLREAAAAGIGLTVLPCYLGDADRRLARVGAPLEGLSSDLWLLSHPDLRRNARIRVFVQAMREGFAGLQPRLAGASRTEGGKLA; this is encoded by the coding sequence ATGAACGAACAATCGCTGGCCTGGGACGATTACCGTTTCCTGCTCGCCATCGGTCGCGCCGGTTCCCTCAACGGCGCCGCCAAGCGTCTGGGCGTGAGCCATCCCACGGTGTTCCGCCGGATCAACGCGATCGAGCGCAGCCTCGGCGCGCGCCTGTTCGAGCGCGCCCGCGACGGCTATACGCCGACCACGACCGGCGAGGAAGTGATCGCCGTCGCGGCCGAAATCGAAGCCCGCATCGGCGAGACCGAGCGCCGCCTCGCCGGCCTCGACGCTCGGCCCAGCGGGCGGGTCCGGGTGACCACGGTCGAACCTCTGCTGCATGGCCTGTTGCCGCCGCTGCTGGCGCAGTTCCGCCGCGACCATCCCGGCATCGTCGTCGAGCTGTATGCGGACAATGCCGTGCGCGATCTCGGCCGGCGCGAGGCCGACGTCGCCCTGCGTCCGGGCGGGGAGCCGCCGGAGGGGCTCATCGGCCGGCGCCTGGCGCGCATCGCCGTCGCCGTGTACCGGGCGCGCGGCTTGCGCCTGCGTGGCGGCGTCGAGGCCTGGGACGCGCACGACTGGGTGGTGCCGGACGGCACCCTGGCGCATATCGCGATGGCGCAATGGCTGCGCCGGCAGGGTTACGACCGTCGCGCCAGTTTGCGCGCCGACAGCCTGCTCGGTTTGCGCGAAGCGGCCGCCGCCGGCATCGGCCTGACCGTGCTGCCGTGCTACCTCGGCGACGCCGACCGGCGCTTGGCGCGAGTCGGCGCTCCGTTGGAGGGGCTGAGTTCCGACCTGTGGCTGTTGAGCCACCCGGACCTGCGCCGCAACGCCCGCATTCGTGTCTTCGTCCAGGCGATGCGCGAGGGGTTCGCCGGTTTGCAGCCGAGGCTGGCCGGAGCGTCGCGGACGGAGGGGGGCAAGCTCGCCTGA